From a single Kitasatospora sp. NBC_00458 genomic region:
- the brxD gene encoding BREX system ATP-binding protein BrxD produces MTEPDAPATAISPVSAARRRAVIDALRRGAVPESGLDVLAVGLDRFEAALDSELDAVAAGASMFKAVRGEYGSGKTFFTRWLGERAKRRNFAVAEIQVSETETPLHRLETVYRRLTERLATSSFPPSALRPVVDAWFFALEEDALATGADEAELSSAVEELLTVRLAEVSRHAPSFATALRGYRAAQSAGDDATASAVLAWLGGQPHVAAAARRSAGVRGDLDHFGALGFLQGLLTVLRDGGQPGLFLVLDEVETLQRVRSDARDKALNALRQLIDEVHSGRFPGLYLVITGTPAFFDGQQGVQRLAPLAQRLATDFTTDPRFDNPRAVQLRLPGFTLESLGELGRTIRDLYAEGAESPERIKALIDDVYVTDLAQAVAGSLGGKVGVAPRLFLKKLVGDVLDRVDQFADFDPRMHYKLTVASNELTETERNLAAAADDIDLDLS; encoded by the coding sequence GTGACCGAACCCGACGCTCCCGCCACCGCCATCTCACCCGTCAGTGCCGCCCGGCGGCGCGCGGTGATAGACGCACTGCGGCGTGGGGCCGTGCCGGAGAGCGGGCTGGACGTCCTGGCCGTCGGGCTGGATCGGTTCGAGGCTGCCCTCGACTCGGAGCTGGACGCGGTCGCTGCCGGGGCGTCCATGTTCAAGGCCGTACGCGGTGAGTACGGTTCGGGCAAGACGTTCTTCACCCGCTGGCTCGGAGAGCGCGCGAAGCGGCGCAACTTCGCGGTGGCCGAGATCCAGGTCTCGGAGACCGAGACTCCGCTTCATCGGCTGGAGACTGTCTACCGCAGGCTCACCGAACGCCTGGCCACTTCCAGCTTCCCGCCCAGCGCGCTCCGGCCAGTAGTCGACGCCTGGTTCTTCGCCCTGGAGGAGGACGCGCTCGCCACCGGGGCCGACGAGGCGGAACTGTCAAGCGCGGTCGAGGAACTACTGACGGTACGGCTCGCCGAGGTGTCGCGGCACGCGCCCTCCTTCGCCACGGCTCTGCGCGGCTACCGCGCGGCCCAGAGTGCAGGGGACGACGCCACCGCGTCGGCCGTCCTCGCCTGGTTGGGCGGCCAACCTCACGTCGCCGCCGCCGCGCGCCGTTCGGCCGGCGTGCGCGGGGATTTGGACCACTTCGGCGCTCTTGGCTTTCTGCAGGGCCTGCTCACCGTGTTGCGGGATGGCGGCCAGCCGGGGCTGTTCCTGGTCCTGGACGAAGTGGAGACCCTGCAACGAGTGCGTTCCGACGCCCGCGACAAGGCCCTGAATGCCCTACGCCAACTTATCGACGAGGTGCACTCGGGCCGGTTCCCGGGCCTCTACCTAGTGATCACCGGTACACCCGCCTTCTTCGATGGCCAGCAGGGCGTCCAGCGGCTCGCACCGCTGGCTCAGCGATTGGCCACCGACTTCACCACCGACCCCCGCTTCGACAACCCGCGCGCCGTACAACTGCGATTGCCGGGCTTCACGCTGGAGAGCCTCGGTGAACTGGGCCGCACCATCCGTGATCTCTATGCCGAGGGTGCGGAGTCCCCCGAGAGGATCAAGGCACTGATCGACGACGTCTACGTGACCGACCTCGCCCAAGCCGTGGCAGGGTCGCTCGGTGGAAAGGTCGGGGTCGCGCCGCGGCTCTTCCTCAAGAAGCTGGTCGGTGACGTCCTGGACCGAGTGGACCAGTTTGCGGACTTCGACCCTCGCATGCACTACAAACTGACCGTCGCCTCGAACGAATTGACAGAGACGGAGCGCAACCTCGCCGCCGCAGCGGACGACATCGACCTGGACCTCTCATGA
- the pglZ gene encoding BREX-2 system phosphatase PglZ has product MLAQHLSGLLVPGKHRSLGSDRRSLLLVRAEPRWEGPAILSVETAGSVAATRRVRVVATPSPLAVYELALDHQDSSHPVEAELLVILTDREESELGEDLLSLAYRQRVQVIEPWTVVAQLFGVDLENVENKLRAETWAAEALIDATPPGGWTRPGSRLLSRDDALTQLAGRRLGLAGGSVGVTALLDWAATPGGPARFSTLRPAEHQGLRAFLVGGPAGQAGELLFALVDAGHGTDAAAYGLVCAALWVHSADVAENEVFRARGRAERFLDEDWVKQHEASGAQALDGFAAAYGLAAEGYVGQLIAATRARSGADAVASRRVLDTVLSRAEALVRQFGAESAAAHSRILRAGLEARFAAVGTALAEGTEMAEGAIRRLTQHHLADEPEVQTRITRAQMALRLVRWLGAPARTENAGPGGTPPDATATVASYLDQHMAETAWVDLALEHVRTGGDPDPALSAAYDRIAHDVRTRRHNHDGSFANLLKRWTAAGTDPGSMLTVESFLSRIVAPVVKSAEKLVLLVVLDGMSAPIAAELGDELRERWAEFDPLLAAPDATQATADRPRRRAMAAALPTLTAVSRTSLFAGRLMRGDQNVEKRVFPEHRFWGKQPVAVFHKGDLNGQGVGAIFGPELTDALYDGETHIAVVINTIDDRLDKEQPSSDPSWGVREIGMLRTLLDVAASQGRAVLITSDHGHVVEHGGTRLGTPGSVSNRHRAASEPLQAGEVELAGPRVLSPDTGNRIVALWDTEKYYSSRHAGYHGGASLAEFAIPVLALLPFGATPPKGWRELGDPHPLWWSAGEASAELSVATQPPHEPPVPARPKRKPKAETSDTPSLFDLGAVTSAEPDSSADTTVAASPSGSASDPLLAALLSSEIFDAQCKGLARKQDPARIEAALTALLDANGTLPVTALAQRVGILPVRADGFAATLRQILNFDSVQVLATLPDGRTLRLDRGLLRTQFGL; this is encoded by the coding sequence ATGCTCGCCCAGCACCTCAGCGGGCTGCTGGTCCCCGGCAAGCACCGCTCTCTGGGGTCAGACCGCCGCTCCCTGCTCCTGGTGCGCGCCGAGCCGCGCTGGGAGGGCCCGGCCATCCTCTCTGTGGAGACCGCCGGGTCGGTCGCGGCCACCCGGCGTGTACGGGTCGTGGCTACCCCCTCGCCTCTCGCGGTCTACGAGCTGGCCCTCGACCACCAGGACTCCTCCCACCCGGTCGAAGCCGAGCTTCTGGTAATCCTGACGGACCGTGAGGAGAGCGAGCTGGGCGAGGATCTGCTCTCGCTCGCGTACCGGCAGCGAGTGCAGGTGATAGAGCCCTGGACGGTAGTGGCACAGCTCTTCGGCGTGGATCTGGAGAACGTCGAGAACAAGCTGCGAGCCGAGACGTGGGCCGCCGAGGCACTGATCGACGCCACCCCTCCGGGCGGCTGGACCCGGCCCGGTAGCCGACTCCTCAGTCGGGACGACGCGCTCACGCAGCTCGCCGGTCGCCGCCTCGGACTGGCGGGCGGCAGCGTCGGCGTCACTGCACTGCTCGACTGGGCAGCCACACCCGGTGGACCGGCCAGGTTCTCGACGCTGCGGCCGGCAGAGCACCAGGGGCTGCGGGCATTCCTCGTCGGCGGCCCGGCCGGACAGGCCGGCGAGCTGCTCTTTGCCCTGGTGGACGCGGGCCACGGGACCGATGCCGCCGCCTACGGATTGGTCTGCGCGGCTCTGTGGGTGCACAGCGCAGATGTCGCGGAGAACGAAGTGTTCCGGGCTCGTGGACGAGCCGAGCGGTTCCTCGACGAGGATTGGGTCAAGCAGCACGAAGCATCAGGCGCTCAGGCTCTGGACGGCTTCGCTGCCGCCTACGGGCTGGCGGCAGAGGGCTACGTCGGCCAGTTGATCGCGGCGACCCGCGCGCGTTCCGGTGCCGATGCGGTGGCTTCGCGTCGTGTGCTGGACACGGTCCTCTCCCGGGCCGAAGCGCTGGTCCGCCAATTCGGCGCCGAGAGCGCGGCTGCTCACAGCCGGATCCTTCGGGCGGGCCTGGAAGCACGCTTCGCGGCCGTGGGAACCGCGCTGGCCGAGGGCACTGAGATGGCGGAAGGTGCCATCAGGCGGCTGACACAGCACCATCTCGCGGACGAGCCCGAGGTACAGACCCGGATCACACGCGCCCAGATGGCTCTTCGCCTCGTGCGGTGGTTGGGCGCACCGGCACGGACCGAAAACGCAGGGCCGGGCGGCACACCTCCGGACGCTACCGCCACCGTCGCTTCATATCTCGACCAGCACATGGCCGAGACGGCGTGGGTCGACCTGGCCCTTGAACACGTCCGAACCGGGGGGGATCCTGACCCCGCGCTCAGCGCCGCTTACGACCGCATCGCGCATGACGTGCGGACACGCCGCCACAACCATGACGGCTCGTTCGCCAACCTCCTCAAGCGCTGGACAGCAGCCGGCACCGACCCAGGCTCCATGCTGACGGTCGAGAGCTTCCTGAGTCGCATCGTCGCCCCCGTCGTCAAGTCCGCCGAAAAGCTGGTCCTGCTGGTCGTGCTGGACGGGATGAGCGCACCCATCGCGGCCGAGCTCGGGGACGAGCTCCGGGAACGCTGGGCCGAGTTCGACCCGCTGCTGGCTGCACCTGACGCTACCCAGGCCACAGCCGACCGACCGCGTCGACGCGCCATGGCGGCCGCCCTCCCAACACTCACCGCCGTATCCCGTACCTCGTTGTTCGCCGGTCGGCTGATGCGCGGCGACCAGAATGTCGAGAAGCGGGTGTTCCCCGAGCACCGCTTCTGGGGAAAGCAACCCGTCGCCGTGTTCCACAAGGGAGACCTGAACGGCCAGGGGGTCGGCGCCATCTTCGGTCCAGAGCTGACCGATGCTCTGTACGACGGGGAAACGCATATCGCCGTCGTCATCAACACGATCGACGACCGCCTCGACAAGGAGCAGCCCAGCAGCGACCCTTCATGGGGAGTACGGGAGATCGGCATGCTGCGGACCCTCCTTGACGTGGCAGCGTCCCAAGGCCGAGCGGTGCTCATCACCAGTGACCATGGGCACGTCGTGGAACATGGCGGCACCCGGCTGGGAACACCCGGATCCGTGTCCAACCGCCATCGTGCAGCCAGTGAGCCCCTGCAAGCAGGCGAGGTGGAGCTGGCTGGCCCGCGGGTGCTCTCGCCGGACACCGGGAACCGGATCGTGGCCCTGTGGGACACCGAGAAGTACTACTCCTCGCGCCATGCCGGATACCACGGGGGCGCGTCTCTGGCCGAGTTCGCGATCCCGGTGCTGGCTCTGCTCCCGTTCGGCGCCACACCGCCCAAAGGTTGGCGCGAACTTGGCGACCCGCATCCGCTCTGGTGGTCGGCGGGCGAAGCGTCGGCCGAGCTGTCCGTCGCCACGCAGCCTCCTCACGAGCCGCCCGTCCCTGCGCGTCCGAAGCGCAAGCCGAAGGCGGAGACCTCTGACACTCCGTCCCTCTTCGACCTGGGTGCCGTCACGTCTGCCGAGCCCGACTCGTCGGCCGACACAACGGTAGCCGCGTCCCCCTCCGGCTCTGCGAGTGATCCGCTGCTGGCGGCCCTGCTCTCATCGGAGATCTTCGATGCTCAGTGCAAGGGCCTGGCCCGAAAGCAGGACCCTGCCCGGATCGAGGCTGCGCTCACCGCGCTGTTGGACGCCAACGGGACTCTCCCCGTGACGGCCCTGGCCCAGCGAGTCGGAATCCTCCCGGTCCGCGCCGATGGGTTTGCTGCGACGCTGCGCCAGATTCTCAACTTCGATAGCGTCCAGGTGCTGGCTACCCTCCCGGACGGCCGCACGCTGCGCCTGGACCGCGGGCTGCTGCGAACCCAGTTCGGGTTGTAG
- a CDS encoding CBS domain-containing protein — MPTDQDLQSLQGKTLTVEKLLGLFQATARDQAVVMQVRAALAAVSLTTVPSFATANLFAEVAVVPLTAPAASGGGDDEDATTSGLQEQPLHPPMVVGALPASRAGLDSVEPGTPLIQATMRMMTRRVGQLPVVDGFAKLCGVVTWESIAAMRARGVQGTVVEDAFERGEIPEVGWQDKLLPAMDRVRDHGYVMVRSPLGEFSGIITRADLAERFGIFAAPFYVIGEIERTLRDGVHRRFTDEDVKQSTARANAIDQLTMGAYWHFFKSQGIWEQLGWPEVPMEQFLADLNAVVDIRNAVMHFDPTPLAPRKMRRLEEFAGLLRALHF; from the coding sequence ATGCCCACTGACCAAGATCTCCAAAGTCTTCAGGGCAAGACCTTGACGGTGGAGAAGCTGCTCGGACTGTTCCAGGCCACTGCGCGAGACCAGGCCGTGGTGATGCAGGTCCGCGCGGCCCTGGCTGCCGTCAGTCTGACTACCGTTCCCTCATTTGCGACGGCGAACCTGTTCGCGGAGGTGGCAGTCGTACCGCTGACGGCCCCGGCGGCCTCCGGAGGCGGCGACGACGAGGACGCCACGACATCGGGCCTGCAGGAACAGCCGCTCCACCCGCCGATGGTGGTCGGCGCGCTGCCCGCCTCGCGCGCCGGTCTCGATTCCGTCGAGCCGGGCACGCCGCTGATACAGGCAACCATGCGGATGATGACCAGACGGGTGGGCCAGCTTCCCGTTGTCGACGGCTTCGCCAAGTTGTGCGGTGTGGTTACTTGGGAATCGATCGCGGCGATGCGGGCGCGTGGTGTGCAGGGCACGGTGGTGGAGGATGCCTTCGAACGGGGCGAGATCCCTGAAGTCGGTTGGCAAGACAAGCTGCTGCCGGCGATGGATCGCGTCCGCGACCACGGCTACGTGATGGTGCGTAGCCCGCTCGGGGAGTTCTCCGGCATCATCACGCGTGCGGATCTCGCCGAGCGCTTCGGGATCTTCGCGGCTCCCTTCTATGTCATCGGCGAGATCGAGCGCACCCTCCGGGACGGAGTACATCGTCGGTTCACCGATGAGGACGTCAAGCAGTCCACGGCACGTGCAAACGCCATTGACCAGCTCACCATGGGGGCCTACTGGCATTTCTTCAAGTCGCAGGGCATCTGGGAGCAACTGGGCTGGCCGGAAGTGCCGATGGAGCAGTTCCTAGCCGACCTGAATGCGGTGGTCGACATCCGGAACGCCGTCATGCACTTCGATCCGACGCCCCTGGCGCCGAGGAAGATGCGCCGGCTTGAGGAGTTCGCCGGACTGCTGCGTGCCCTCCACTTTTGA
- the pglY gene encoding BREX-2 system ATPase PglY, whose product MATNRQSSPGTPPQPPLLREVIDIKPRISTSDFVLKLAEAVTEEGSAAALRDYVITDRLVENFDEATGLIRAALEGQTSKAAYLHGSFGSGKSHFMAVLHALLRGDQAARAREEFTDLLARNADWLGGGTAQHARKRFLLVPYHMLGAKSLEQRVLGGYVAHIKALHPEAPTPQVYRTDSLMENIQATRRNVGDDLFISKLAESGDEAVVDDEWGDAFAWTTEKLDAAIHAEQIVRDDDDVDQAAPINIVAPTTPAELRAKLVHDALISWFPGFFSNAAEDEYGFISLDRGLGIIAEHAKALGYDGVILFLDELILWLANSIHDSKFVAREAGKITNFIEGGDARRAIPVISFIARQRDLRELVGEEVSGSAEAAIQDTLSLASGRFDLITLEDRNLPVIANKRLLQPIDAAAEARIDTAFAKAKRVSPQVWDILLGSEEGTTGADEASFRLTYPFSPAFMDTLVHISGALQRSRTGLKLMGQLLADHRNDARLEQLIPIGDLYQVIAAGGDEPFVAKLKAEFKAADKLYKNKLRPYLLETYSLTEDDVVAADSGPAAITDPQLRQRLNAFRGDNRLICTLLLSALAPSVPALRDLTLRRLTALNHGSITSPIPGGEIGMAKSKVAEWATRFAEIKPTGTDSTPGVRLELVGVDVDSVIANANVNNRPGTRRALMRKLLWEELGVSSEGRLTGDELPFTWRGSARSVEVAFGNIADRNDLEDHEFRPSTDSAWKLVFDMPYDEGAYGPAEDANRVREFRTQNNRPNTVCWIPSHFSAGRYGDFQRLVTIDSALDDPKRFDTQYAAHLNPDNRQRAKGLLEGQRETLIQTVKKALRQAYGLNAKSETDVQPGYDEHLMPIPDITLTTSIGQSLHDAARHVARQLLNVQYPAHPDFDPDGKHLPVRASDMKTVFGYVRQAVDSGDDRVEVLAKDRDLMRRIAGPLKLGVQHEAYFQLGRHWVEHFNRKAASLDTSEVLSVVKLTDWINEPDAYGLDPFVANLVIAAFAEQADRVWTRQGGPVDPPPADPSAIRSDYSLREQAKPEQEDWDEARARFMDIVGEKAPTLRRGRIVSHFAKQITDFARQQQAAADNLVAQLLKHARTLGLDEDDSSGRLYLARRSAELLDALIVAGSGTNSAKQVVTTLASFDLGGVPARRYGTSVKSAHRITAALAQTGWEMLELGASNGPEGQAVLESLRGAARADELTAPLAAALDRAQKEIVNVMRRAQAAARAAAPAPTPTLPPEPVEPPVSAASVDLGTTTSHPPLPIEDPTLPTPSNSTQRAPRRSGGGRTTAARMLAELRAELDDLAAREPDAVIEISWRVVE is encoded by the coding sequence GTGGCCACCAACCGTCAGTCCTCCCCCGGCACCCCGCCGCAGCCCCCGCTGCTGCGGGAGGTCATCGACATCAAGCCCCGCATCTCCACCTCGGACTTCGTCCTCAAGCTCGCCGAGGCCGTCACCGAGGAGGGCTCAGCTGCCGCCTTGCGGGACTACGTCATCACCGACCGTCTGGTGGAGAACTTCGACGAGGCCACGGGGCTCATCCGCGCCGCCCTCGAGGGCCAAACCTCAAAGGCCGCTTACCTCCACGGCTCCTTCGGTTCCGGTAAGTCGCACTTTATGGCCGTTCTGCATGCCCTCCTCCGGGGTGACCAGGCGGCCCGCGCCCGTGAGGAGTTCACCGACCTCCTCGCCCGCAACGCCGATTGGCTGGGCGGCGGTACGGCACAGCACGCCCGTAAGCGGTTTCTGCTCGTGCCTTACCACATGCTCGGTGCGAAGTCCCTGGAGCAGCGGGTTCTCGGCGGGTACGTCGCCCATATCAAGGCTCTGCACCCCGAAGCGCCGACCCCGCAGGTCTACCGCACCGACTCCCTCATGGAGAACATTCAGGCCACCCGCCGCAACGTCGGCGACGACCTGTTCATCTCCAAACTAGCGGAGTCCGGAGACGAGGCAGTAGTAGACGACGAGTGGGGCGACGCATTCGCCTGGACGACCGAGAAGCTCGACGCAGCCATCCACGCCGAGCAGATCGTTCGCGACGATGACGACGTCGACCAAGCGGCTCCGATCAACATCGTCGCCCCCACCACCCCCGCCGAGCTCCGTGCCAAGCTGGTGCACGATGCGCTGATCAGCTGGTTCCCCGGGTTCTTCAGCAACGCGGCCGAGGACGAGTACGGCTTCATCTCCCTCGACCGCGGTCTCGGCATCATCGCCGAGCACGCCAAGGCCCTCGGCTACGACGGTGTGATCCTGTTCCTCGACGAGCTGATCCTCTGGCTGGCCAACTCGATCCACGACAGCAAGTTCGTCGCCCGCGAGGCTGGCAAGATCACCAACTTCATCGAGGGCGGCGACGCCCGCCGCGCGATTCCGGTCATCTCGTTCATCGCCCGCCAACGCGATCTGCGTGAGCTCGTCGGCGAGGAGGTCTCCGGCTCCGCCGAGGCCGCGATCCAGGACACGCTCAGCCTGGCGTCCGGTCGCTTCGACCTGATCACGCTCGAGGACCGCAACCTCCCCGTCATCGCCAATAAGCGACTGCTCCAGCCCATCGACGCTGCAGCCGAAGCCCGTATCGACACGGCCTTCGCCAAGGCCAAGAGGGTCTCGCCCCAGGTCTGGGACATCCTCCTCGGCTCCGAGGAGGGGACGACCGGCGCCGACGAGGCATCGTTCCGTCTGACGTACCCCTTCTCCCCCGCCTTCATGGACACCCTGGTCCACATCTCCGGCGCGCTTCAGCGTTCCCGTACCGGCCTCAAGCTGATGGGCCAGCTGCTCGCCGATCACCGCAACGATGCCCGCCTCGAGCAGCTGATCCCCATCGGCGATCTCTACCAGGTGATCGCCGCCGGCGGTGACGAGCCCTTTGTCGCCAAGTTGAAGGCCGAGTTCAAGGCCGCCGACAAGCTCTACAAGAACAAGCTCCGCCCGTACCTCCTCGAGACCTACAGCCTCACCGAGGACGACGTCGTGGCAGCGGACTCCGGCCCCGCCGCCATCACCGACCCGCAGCTACGCCAGCGCCTCAATGCCTTCCGCGGCGACAACCGCCTGATCTGCACCCTCCTGTTGTCTGCCCTCGCGCCCAGTGTCCCCGCGCTACGCGACCTGACGCTGCGTCGCCTGACGGCGCTGAACCACGGCTCGATCACCTCGCCCATCCCCGGCGGTGAGATCGGCATGGCAAAGAGCAAGGTCGCCGAGTGGGCCACCCGCTTCGCGGAGATCAAGCCGACCGGCACCGACTCCACCCCGGGCGTCCGGCTTGAGCTCGTCGGCGTGGACGTGGATTCCGTGATCGCCAATGCCAACGTCAACAACCGCCCCGGCACCCGGCGCGCGCTGATGAGGAAGCTCCTGTGGGAGGAGCTCGGCGTGTCGTCCGAGGGCCGGCTCACCGGTGACGAGCTGCCGTTCACCTGGCGCGGGTCGGCCCGCTCGGTCGAGGTGGCCTTCGGCAACATCGCCGACCGCAACGACCTCGAGGACCACGAATTCAGGCCGTCCACCGATTCGGCGTGGAAGCTCGTCTTCGACATGCCGTACGACGAGGGCGCCTATGGCCCCGCAGAGGACGCCAACCGCGTCCGCGAGTTCCGCACCCAGAACAACCGTCCGAACACGGTCTGCTGGATCCCGAGCCACTTCAGCGCAGGCCGCTACGGCGACTTCCAGCGCCTGGTCACCATCGACTCCGCCCTCGATGACCCCAAGCGCTTCGATACCCAGTACGCGGCACACCTGAATCCTGACAACCGGCAGCGTGCCAAGGGGCTTCTCGAAGGCCAGCGCGAGACGCTGATCCAGACCGTCAAGAAGGCGCTTCGCCAGGCATACGGACTGAACGCCAAGTCCGAGACCGACGTGCAACCCGGCTACGACGAGCACCTCATGCCGATCCCGGACATCACGCTGACCACCTCCATCGGCCAGTCGCTGCACGACGCGGCCCGGCACGTCGCACGACAGCTGCTGAACGTGCAGTACCCGGCGCACCCCGACTTCGACCCGGACGGCAAACACCTCCCGGTCAGGGCCTCCGACATGAAGACCGTCTTCGGCTACGTCCGCCAGGCCGTTGACAGCGGCGACGACCGGGTCGAGGTGCTTGCCAAGGACCGGGACCTGATGCGCCGCATCGCTGGGCCGCTGAAGCTGGGTGTACAGCATGAGGCGTACTTCCAGCTCGGTCGCCACTGGGTTGAGCATTTCAACAGGAAGGCTGCGTCCCTGGACACTTCCGAAGTCCTCTCGGTGGTCAAGCTCACCGACTGGATCAACGAGCCCGACGCGTACGGGCTTGACCCCTTCGTCGCCAACCTCGTCATCGCTGCCTTCGCCGAGCAGGCCGACCGCGTCTGGACCAGGCAGGGCGGACCGGTGGATCCGCCCCCCGCCGATCCCTCGGCGATCCGCTCCGACTACTCGCTGCGCGAGCAGGCCAAGCCCGAGCAGGAGGACTGGGACGAGGCCCGCGCCCGGTTCATGGACATCGTCGGCGAGAAGGCCCCGACCCTGCGGCGCGGAAGGATCGTCAGCCACTTCGCCAAGCAGATCACCGACTTCGCTCGGCAGCAGCAGGCGGCGGCGGACAACCTGGTCGCCCAGCTTCTGAAGCACGCCCGCACGCTCGGGCTCGACGAGGACGACAGCAGCGGCCGCCTCTACCTGGCCCGCCGTTCGGCGGAATTGCTGGACGCGCTGATCGTCGCCGGCAGCGGCACGAACAGCGCCAAGCAGGTCGTCACCACTCTGGCCTCCTTCGACCTGGGCGGCGTACCGGCCCGCCGGTACGGCACCTCCGTCAAGTCGGCGCACCGGATCACCGCCGCGCTCGCCCAGACCGGCTGGGAGATGCTGGAACTCGGCGCTTCCAACGGGCCCGAGGGACAGGCGGTACTCGAGTCACTGCGCGGAGCCGCGCGGGCGGACGAGCTGACGGCACCTCTCGCCGCAGCGCTCGACAGGGCCCAGAAGGAGATCGTGAACGTGATGCGGCGCGCACAGGCCGCCGCACGCGCTGCGGCCCCCGCACCAACCCCGACGCTGCCGCCCGAGCCCGTCGAACCGCCGGTCAGTGCGGCCTCGGTGGACCTGGGGACCACCACCAGCCACCCCCCGCTGCCCATCGAAGACCCGACGCTTCCCACGCCGTCAAACTCGACACAGCGCGCTCCACGCCGCTCCGGCGGAGGGCGGACCACCGCTGCCCGCATGCTCGCTGAGCTGCGTGCCGAGCTGGATGACCTGGCCGCCCGCGAACCCGACGCCGTGATCGAGATCAGTTGGCGGGTGGTGGAGTGA
- a CDS encoding GmrSD restriction endonuclease domain-containing protein, with protein sequence MALDNPKLRVVLDDISSGKLQLPEFQRNWKWDDERIRALLATITLGYPLGVVMTLETGGVPQFKARTLSGAEHGGGVTPAKLLLDGQQRLTSLYQALRQGAPVDTEDARGTPMKRWYYINIEAALKGVIDREEAVISLPENRVLRRDFGRQTELDLSTRQLECSAGMFPVNLAFDETEKFAWQMQYIQVHGQEALTLWPQFAQRVLNHITGFDIPMIVLPSETPQDAVCSVFERVNTGGVPLDVFELLTATYAGDRSYREEYGEDFHLGNVWTATKQELTTAHPVLGTLEGRQDSGITSSDFLQAISLVRTYERKQEGKAAAVSCKRRDLLSLPLADFRRLAPAVLEGFDWVGRFLAKQFVFHHGDLPYRTQLVPLAAVHALLSRTGGLDERSEALITRWYWCGVMGEMYGSGTESRMPRDVEQLLAAIDDPDAQEPDTIVEANFQAARIDRLASRSSAAYKGVYALLGKRGVYDWYFTEAPMTGETMVSQYVDIRQIFPKGWFAKNGGNDIRSTSIVNKMLMSYRAGSSATGAPSGYLQVLAREAGLDEVWFDDRIVSHLIDPKLLRADDFDAFYEDRRTRLLGLIEDAMGKPVAGRETSSTRAEGASVDAH encoded by the coding sequence GTGGCGCTCGACAATCCGAAGCTGCGCGTGGTGCTGGACGACATCAGCTCGGGCAAGCTTCAGCTGCCTGAGTTCCAGCGGAACTGGAAGTGGGATGACGAGAGGATCCGGGCCCTGCTGGCCACGATCACCCTTGGGTATCCCCTCGGCGTGGTGATGACTCTGGAGACCGGGGGCGTACCGCAGTTCAAGGCACGGACCTTGTCCGGAGCGGAGCACGGCGGCGGGGTCACCCCGGCGAAGCTACTCCTTGACGGCCAACAGCGATTGACCTCCCTGTACCAGGCACTGCGGCAGGGCGCTCCGGTCGACACCGAGGACGCCAGGGGCACGCCGATGAAGCGCTGGTACTACATCAACATCGAAGCAGCCCTGAAGGGCGTCATCGACCGCGAGGAAGCCGTGATCTCCCTGCCGGAGAACCGGGTGCTCCGCCGCGATTTCGGGCGCCAGACCGAGCTGGATCTCAGTACCCGTCAGCTCGAGTGCTCGGCAGGGATGTTCCCTGTCAACCTCGCCTTTGACGAGACCGAGAAGTTCGCTTGGCAGATGCAGTACATCCAGGTGCACGGCCAGGAGGCATTGACGCTCTGGCCGCAGTTCGCACAACGGGTCCTCAACCACATCACTGGATTCGACATTCCGATGATCGTGCTCCCCTCGGAAACGCCGCAGGACGCGGTCTGTTCGGTGTTCGAGCGGGTGAACACCGGCGGTGTACCGCTTGACGTCTTCGAGCTGCTCACGGCGACGTACGCCGGCGACCGGAGCTACCGGGAGGAGTACGGCGAGGACTTCCACCTCGGCAACGTGTGGACTGCCACTAAGCAGGAGCTCACCACGGCACACCCGGTGCTCGGCACCCTGGAAGGCCGTCAGGACAGCGGAATTACCAGCAGTGACTTCCTACAGGCAATCAGTCTGGTGCGCACCTACGAGCGCAAGCAGGAGGGTAAGGCGGCCGCGGTCTCGTGCAAGCGGCGGGACCTGCTCAGTCTTCCGCTGGCCGACTTCCGCCGATTGGCCCCGGCTGTTCTCGAGGGTTTCGACTGGGTCGGCAGGTTCCTGGCCAAGCAGTTCGTCTTCCACCACGGAGACCTTCCCTACCGCACGCAGCTGGTGCCGCTGGCTGCGGTGCACGCACTACTGAGCCGGACGGGTGGGCTCGATGAGCGCAGCGAGGCGCTGATCACCCGTTGGTACTGGTGCGGGGTGATGGGAGAGATGTACGGCAGCGGGACCGAGAGCCGGATGCCTCGCGATGTCGAGCAGTTGCTGGCTGCGATCGACGATCCGGACGCGCAGGAGCCCGACACCATCGTGGAGGCCAACTTCCAGGCCGCGCGGATCGACCGGCTCGCCAGTCGCAGCAGCGCTGCCTACAAGGGTGTCTACGCGCTGCTCGGCAAGCGCGGTGTGTACGACTGGTACTTCACCGAGGCGCCGATGACCGGCGAGACCATGGTCAGCCAGTACGTGGATATCCGTCAGATCTTCCCCAAGGGCTGGTTCGCGAAGAACGGCGGCAATGACATCCGGTCGACGTCAATCGTCAACAAGATGCTCATGTCCTATCGGGCAGGCAGCAGTGCCACGGGAGCTCCGTCTGGCTACCTCCAGGTGCTGGCGCGCGAGGCCGGGCTCGACGAGGTCTGGTTCGACGACCGGATCGTCAGCCACCTCATCGATCCCAAACTGCTCCGCGCCGACGATTTCGACGCGTTCTACGAGGATCGTCGAACCCGGCTGCTCGGACTGATCGAGGATGCGATGGGAAAACCTGTCGCCGGTCGGGAGACCAGCAGCACCAGGGCCGAAGGGGCGAGTGTCGATGCCCACTGA